In Citrus sinensis cultivar Valencia sweet orange chromosome 2, DVS_A1.0, whole genome shotgun sequence, a single genomic region encodes these proteins:
- the LOC112495839 gene encoding protein EPIDERMAL PATTERNING FACTOR 1: protein MKGSALIAVLFIALIFVPALISARHIGLRPHSHHGHHQHAPHSKSLSRDVRAARPKFYWERIPIMKRKGAETLQIAGSSLPDCSHACGSCSPCRLVMVSFVCASLEEAETCPMAYKCMCNNKSYPVP from the exons ATGAAGGGCTCTGCTTTGATTGCTGTATTATTCATTGCTCTCATTTTTGTCCCGGCTCTAATATCTGCTAGACACATCGGCTTGAGGCCACACTCCC ATCACGGCCACCACCAACATGCCCCACATTCCAAGTCATTATCAAGAGATGTTAGAGCTGCAAGACCAAAGTTCTATTGGGAAAGAATCCCAATAATGAAGCGAAAAGGCGCAGAGACGCTTCAAATTGCAGGCTCAAGCTTACCCGATTGCTCGCATGCTTGTGGGTCATGCTCTCCATGCAGACTGGTTATGGTTAGCTTTGTATGTGCATCACTTGAAGAAGCTGAGACATGTCCCATGGCTTACAAGTGCATGTGTAACAACAAGTCTTATCCTGTTCCCTGA